From a single Natronorubrum tibetense GA33 genomic region:
- a CDS encoding DNA topoisomerase IV subunit A has protein sequence MSADNDQQAREQLIDLAAQFYDQFELGEIPHMSVPTRTKNNIEYSEEMDVWVYGDRESTRSANSVRGARKLLKAVYTIEFLAEQLEQDRSSTLRELYYLSESWDNKEAQFNDQDESNGLIEDLEIVSGVTREDFHMRPEESGATIMGPLHLREQTRRGEREIHCQKDVGEGGYQIPNNPDTIEFLSSDADFILAVETGGMRDRLVENGFDEEYNALIVHLKGQPARATRRIIKRLHDELELPVTVFADGDPWSYRIYGSVAYGSIKSAHLSEYLATPEAQYIGIQPADIVEYELPTDPLSDSDINALESELEDPRFQTDYWEEQIELQLEIGKKSEQQSLAARGLDFVTDTYLPERLDAMGVL, from the coding sequence ATGAGCGCAGACAACGACCAGCAGGCACGAGAACAGTTGATCGATCTCGCGGCGCAGTTTTACGATCAGTTCGAACTGGGCGAGATCCCCCACATGTCCGTCCCGACGCGGACGAAGAACAACATCGAGTACAGCGAGGAGATGGATGTCTGGGTGTACGGCGACCGCGAGTCGACGCGCTCGGCGAACTCCGTCCGCGGGGCCCGAAAGCTCCTGAAAGCCGTCTACACCATCGAATTCCTCGCGGAGCAACTCGAGCAGGATCGGTCGTCGACCCTGCGTGAACTCTACTACCTTTCAGAAAGCTGGGACAACAAGGAAGCCCAGTTCAACGATCAGGACGAGTCCAACGGCCTGATCGAGGACTTAGAAATCGTCTCGGGAGTCACCCGCGAGGACTTCCACATGCGCCCGGAGGAGTCAGGGGCGACGATTATGGGCCCGCTCCACCTGCGCGAGCAGACCCGTCGCGGCGAGCGCGAGATTCACTGTCAGAAAGACGTCGGCGAGGGCGGCTACCAGATCCCGAACAACCCCGACACGATCGAGTTTCTGAGCTCCGACGCCGACTTCATCCTCGCGGTGGAGACCGGTGGTATGCGCGACCGACTCGTCGAGAACGGCTTCGACGAGGAGTACAACGCCTTGATTGTCCACCTGAAGGGCCAGCCCGCTCGGGCGACCCGGCGGATCATCAAACGGCTCCACGACGAACTCGAACTCCCCGTCACGGTCTTCGCCGACGGTGACCCGTGGTCGTACCGCATCTACGGCTCGGTCGCCTACGGCTCGATCAAATCGGCCCACCTCTCGGAGTACCTCGCTACTCCGGAGGCTCAGTACATCGGCATTCAGCCCGCCGACATCGTCGAGTACGAACTTCCCACCGATCCCCTCTCGGATTCGGACATCAACGCCCTCGAGAGCGAACTCGAGGACCCGCGTTTCCAGACCGACTACTGGGAGGAACAGATCGAGTTACAGCTCGAGATCGGCAAGAAGTCCGAACAGCAGTCGCTCGCAGCGCGCGGTCTCGACTTCGTGACGGACACCTATCTGCCGGAACGGCTGGACGCGATGGGTGTGCTGTAG
- a CDS encoding DNA topoisomerase VI subunit B yields MTSFQSTLEDEAGIAEELAESQQAISIAEFFEKNKHMLGFDSGARGLVTAVKEAVDNALDAAEEAGILPDIYVEIEEAGDYYRLIVEDNGPGLTKETLPKVFGKLLYGSRFHAREQSRGQQGIGISAAVLYAQLTSGKPAKITSRTQGASEAEYFELIVDTDENEPEISVEETTTWDRPHGTRIVLEMEANMRARSQLHDYIKHTAVVNPHARLELREPQEHFKFERATDQLPEETEEIRPHPHGVELGTVMKMLSATDSQTVSGFLQEEFTRVGKKSAESIIDEFRDRHYGREMRWRPPASHEEIDLHAAITDATVNKGADATDAFADAIVDAVDDRDRIAHHELLAVVDSAADDVESEHGTTFGDTVRENAVDVVWRALIDAPEADEPADGDEAVDFDEDDVDAETRLVADLYALADDATSTRKDDEVIHAFAERLAAKFEDEYETGDEDELARHRLTHKQLRSFVDRAADLTEEYDDVSFGDTARENVLEAVWGVMATVPDDPPLVREFKGDRDAASNLVDGMRETDIMAPPTRCLAPITEELISAGLEKEFEADFYSSATRDAEVHGGDPFIVEAGIAYGGDLPAEGSADVMRFANRVPLVYQRGACATTDVVKSIGWRNYGLDQPGGSGLPNGPAVIMVHVASTNVPFTSESKDAVANVPEIEDEIELAIREAARELKSYLNKRRSMQQRRKKQNVLGKILPEMATKVAEVTGRDEPDIDDAIARIMNNVLVERSLEENGTSQAVTVTVENNSNTSESLEITDIVSAEPTSLPDDATVVEMDGEWFVKWEPDVSSGDDAALEYEVADDAVFDLDVKGVETEKLTVTDQ; encoded by the coding sequence ATGACGTCGTTTCAGTCGACACTCGAGGACGAGGCGGGGATCGCCGAGGAGTTGGCCGAGAGCCAGCAGGCGATCTCGATCGCGGAGTTCTTCGAGAAGAACAAGCACATGCTCGGCTTCGACAGCGGGGCTCGAGGGCTCGTCACGGCCGTCAAGGAGGCCGTCGACAACGCTCTGGACGCCGCCGAGGAGGCGGGCATTCTACCGGATATCTACGTCGAGATCGAGGAAGCGGGCGACTACTATCGGTTGATCGTCGAGGACAACGGACCGGGATTGACGAAGGAAACGCTCCCGAAGGTCTTCGGGAAACTGCTCTACGGCTCTCGATTCCACGCCCGCGAACAGTCCCGCGGGCAGCAGGGGATCGGGATCTCTGCTGCAGTTCTCTACGCACAGCTCACGAGCGGGAAGCCCGCGAAGATCACCAGTCGAACCCAGGGTGCAAGCGAGGCCGAGTACTTCGAACTTATCGTCGACACCGACGAAAACGAACCCGAAATCAGCGTCGAGGAGACGACCACGTGGGATCGTCCCCACGGGACGCGCATCGTCCTCGAGATGGAGGCGAACATGCGCGCCCGCAGCCAGCTTCACGACTACATCAAGCACACGGCGGTCGTCAACCCCCACGCACGCCTCGAGTTGCGCGAGCCGCAGGAACACTTCAAGTTCGAACGGGCGACGGACCAGTTGCCCGAGGAGACCGAGGAGATCCGCCCACACCCCCACGGCGTCGAACTCGGCACCGTGATGAAGATGCTGTCGGCGACGGACTCCCAGACGGTCTCGGGGTTCCTTCAGGAGGAGTTCACGCGCGTGGGCAAGAAGAGCGCCGAATCGATCATCGACGAGTTCCGCGACCGCCACTACGGTCGCGAGATGCGCTGGCGACCGCCCGCGAGCCACGAAGAGATCGACCTCCACGCGGCGATCACGGATGCGACCGTGAACAAGGGCGCCGACGCGACGGACGCCTTCGCCGACGCCATCGTCGATGCGGTCGACGACCGCGACCGAATCGCCCACCACGAGCTCCTCGCCGTCGTCGATTCGGCCGCCGACGACGTCGAGTCCGAACACGGGACGACGTTCGGTGACACCGTCCGTGAGAACGCGGTCGACGTGGTCTGGCGCGCGTTGATCGACGCGCCCGAAGCGGACGAACCGGCGGACGGTGACGAAGCGGTCGACTTCGACGAGGACGATGTCGACGCCGAGACCCGGCTCGTTGCGGACCTCTACGCCCTCGCCGACGACGCGACGAGTACGCGCAAGGACGACGAGGTGATCCACGCGTTCGCCGAGCGCCTCGCGGCCAAGTTCGAGGACGAATACGAGACGGGAGACGAAGACGAGCTTGCCCGCCATCGACTCACCCACAAACAACTTCGCTCGTTCGTCGACCGTGCGGCGGACCTCACCGAGGAGTACGACGACGTTTCGTTCGGCGACACCGCCCGGGAGAACGTCCTCGAGGCCGTCTGGGGGGTTATGGCAACCGTCCCGGACGACCCGCCGCTCGTTCGCGAGTTCAAAGGCGACCGCGACGCCGCCAGCAACCTCGTCGACGGGATGCGCGAGACCGACATTATGGCGCCGCCAACGCGGTGTCTCGCCCCCATCACCGAGGAGCTGATCTCGGCCGGGCTCGAAAAGGAGTTCGAAGCCGATTTCTACTCCTCGGCGACTCGAGACGCCGAGGTCCACGGCGGCGATCCGTTCATCGTCGAGGCCGGCATCGCCTACGGCGGCGACCTTCCGGCAGAGGGAAGCGCCGATGTCATGCGCTTTGCCAACCGCGTCCCGTTGGTCTATCAGCGCGGCGCGTGTGCCACGACCGACGTGGTCAAATCGATCGGCTGGCGCAACTACGGGCTCGACCAGCCCGGCGGCTCCGGCCTGCCAAACGGCCCAGCCGTCATCATGGTCCACGTCGCCTCGACGAACGTCCCCTTCACCAGTGAATCGAAGGACGCCGTCGCGAACGTCCCCGAAATCGAAGACGAAATCGAACTCGCGATCCGGGAGGCCGCACGCGAACTCAAGAGCTACCTGAACAAGCGCCGCTCGATGCAACAGCGCCGGAAGAAACAGAACGTCCTCGGGAAGATCCTCCCGGAGATGGCCACGAAAGTCGCCGAGGTGACCGGCCGCGACGAACCCGACATCGACGACGCCATCGCCCGCATCATGAACAACGTCCTCGTCGAGCGATCGCTCGAGGAGAACGGAACCAGTCAGGCCGTTACAGTTACGGTCGAGAACAACTCCAACACCAGCGAGTCCCTCGAGATCACCGATATCGTCTCGGCGGAGCCGACCAGCCTCCCCGACGACGCCACCGTCGTCGAGATGGACGGCGAGTGGTTCGTCAAGTGGGAACCGGACGTCTCGAGCGGTGACGACGCCGCACTCGAGTACGAGGTGGCCGACGACGCCGTGTTCGATCTCGACGTGAAGGGTGTCGAAACCGAGAAACTCACCGTCACAGACCAATGA
- a CDS encoding potassium channel family protein, whose translation MRPLYLAAGIVVLTAVIVDILWTTLWVDGGSGPLSGRMTSWTWRGLRTVSDHPRALSLAGPLILALTLAMWIALLWLGWTLLFAGDQTALVSPQTGEYADWSGRFYYVAYTMFTNGNGDYSPTTGTWEIASSFTTATGMAFVTLGVSYVLTVLGAVSEKRSFASDVTGLGERSEAFVRAGWAGEGEEFEGLDLPLESLSTQLSLLADQHKAYPILHYYHSEQATRASAMAVPIFDEALTIFRHGVDEDAQPNPTLVENARSSVDSYLDTLGTAFIEPADDVPRAPNLDRLREDDIPLADDEFSESLEELTDRRRKLLGVVRADAWYWPPLEE comes from the coding sequence ATGAGACCGCTGTATTTGGCCGCCGGTATCGTCGTACTCACCGCCGTGATCGTCGACATTCTCTGGACGACGCTCTGGGTCGACGGGGGGTCGGGTCCGCTCTCGGGACGGATGACCAGTTGGACCTGGCGCGGCCTCCGGACGGTCAGTGATCACCCGCGCGCGTTGAGCCTCGCCGGGCCGCTTATTCTCGCGCTCACGCTTGCCATGTGGATCGCACTGTTGTGGCTGGGCTGGACTCTTCTCTTCGCCGGAGACCAGACGGCCCTCGTCAGTCCGCAGACTGGGGAGTACGCCGACTGGTCCGGCCGATTCTACTACGTCGCCTACACCATGTTCACGAACGGGAACGGCGACTACTCCCCAACGACCGGCACCTGGGAAATCGCGAGTTCCTTTACGACCGCGACGGGGATGGCGTTCGTGACGCTAGGCGTCTCCTACGTCCTCACCGTCCTCGGAGCCGTTTCGGAGAAACGCTCGTTCGCCAGCGACGTCACCGGACTGGGCGAACGCAGCGAGGCCTTCGTCCGCGCGGGCTGGGCCGGCGAGGGCGAGGAGTTCGAGGGGCTCGATCTCCCCCTCGAGTCGCTTTCGACCCAGCTCTCTCTGCTCGCAGACCAGCACAAGGCCTACCCGATCCTCCACTACTACCACAGCGAACAGGCCACGCGGGCCTCGGCGATGGCCGTCCCCATCTTCGACGAAGCCCTGACCATCTTCCGACACGGCGTCGACGAGGACGCCCAGCCGAATCCAACGCTGGTCGAAAACGCCCGCTCGAGCGTCGACAGCTATCTCGACACGCTCGGCACGGCGTTCATCGAGCCCGCGGACGACGTGCCGCGAGCGCCGAATCTCGACCGCCTCCGCGAGGACGACATTCCGCTGGCTGACGACGAGTTCAGCGAGAGCCTCGAAGAGCTGACGGACCGGCGGCGGAAGCTGCTCGGCGTCGTCCGAGCCGACGCGTGGTACTGGCCACCCCTCGAGGAGTGA
- a CDS encoding PAS domain S-box protein produces MSTRTGATDGSFWGEVDDDLALTRYRALVETIDDGLYQLDADGRFVAVNDELVAVTGYARDELVGEHVSLLLGDSTIDAIEREIANRLRSDDDAATFELEVQTADGETLPCELRINPIVEDGEFRGTIGVARDRSRPTRTLHATDAERSAPADIADTSSESITTILDDANIGVVVLDDGFDIAWIDETIEDIFGLERESIVGRDNRRVLEDALSELVAEPDSFAETVLATYDEGSYTDGLECRITGTADDDFEERWLEYQSEPIESGEYAGGRVEIYYDISDRKRSEGVLRENQAVFHSLVDAVEEYAIFRLDPEGHITSWNEGATQIKGYDREEILGEHISRFYTDADRDANVPKRNLEAATENGSVEDEGWRVREDGTQFWANVTITRIRDEDGTHQGFLKVTRDMTDRWQFERELETELQRMLSRISDAFYAVDDEFRFTHVNDRAEELLQHSEEELLGEQLWDVFPDLVEIDEVWDAFHTALDTQEPTSYELYYDTLDFWVEANLYPSETGISVYFRDITERKERQQALEESEQRYRTLAEYFPNGLVTLFDHNLEYTLAAGQGFDRIPVDPDYLEGETVYEAWPDGTSDELEPVFLAALEGEERSIEISYADQEWVIHAVPITDERGAVITGMTMAQDITEQKEREQYLEDAKAQLEAATEAGAVGTWEWQIPEDQFVTGRSFAKKFGVDPDAAREGVPLDRIMSSIHEADRDRVERRIEAVLESGGEYEEEYRVWNADGELRWVVARGHVEYDENGTPETFPGALTDITERKRTELELQRNKEQLQSLFEILPVGAIVAEQNGGIVEANRAAKEIWGVDALDADSFDDYDQFPVRRADTGESLERDEWTIARVLQGEEVTEPGTFEIDSRDGEQRILSVRGMPIRDARGDVTRAVITLSDITERTEYQRRLEETIAQLEESNERLEHFAYAASHDLQEPLRMVSSYLRLVEDRYGDQLDEDGEEFLEFAVDGADRMREMIEGLLAYSRVETRGDPLEPTDLDAVFEDVVADLQLQIEESDAEITIDELPRVEGDASQLRQVFQNLLTNAITYSGEEPPRIHIEAERRDRNWVVSVHDEGIGIEAEDQERVFEVFQRLHSRGKHSGTGIGLALCQRIIERHGGDIWLDSEPGEGTTFSFTLSAAERQ; encoded by the coding sequence ATGAGTACACGAACGGGTGCCACCGACGGATCCTTCTGGGGGGAGGTCGACGACGACCTGGCACTCACTCGGTATCGGGCACTCGTCGAAACGATCGACGACGGTCTCTACCAGCTCGACGCCGACGGGCGGTTCGTCGCGGTCAACGACGAACTCGTTGCTGTGACGGGGTACGCTCGAGACGAACTCGTCGGCGAGCACGTCTCCCTCCTGCTCGGCGATTCGACTATCGACGCGATCGAACGTGAAATCGCGAATCGACTGCGGTCGGACGACGACGCTGCGACCTTCGAACTCGAGGTTCAAACGGCCGACGGTGAGACACTTCCCTGCGAACTGCGGATCAATCCGATCGTAGAGGACGGCGAGTTTCGGGGCACGATCGGCGTCGCCCGCGATCGATCGAGGCCAACCCGGACGTTGCACGCGACCGACGCGGAGCGATCCGCACCGGCGGATATCGCGGACACCTCCTCCGAGTCGATCACGACCATTCTCGACGATGCCAACATCGGCGTCGTCGTGCTCGACGACGGCTTCGACATCGCCTGGATCGACGAGACGATCGAGGACATCTTCGGTCTCGAGCGCGAGTCGATCGTCGGCCGGGACAATCGAAGGGTGCTCGAAGACGCCCTCTCGGAGTTGGTCGCCGAACCCGATTCGTTCGCGGAGACCGTCCTGGCCACGTACGACGAGGGCAGCTATACCGACGGCCTCGAGTGTCGAATCACCGGAACCGCAGACGACGATTTCGAGGAGCGGTGGCTCGAGTACCAGAGCGAACCGATCGAGTCGGGCGAGTACGCCGGCGGTCGGGTGGAGATCTACTACGACATTAGCGATCGGAAGCGGTCGGAAGGTGTCCTGCGGGAGAACCAGGCGGTGTTTCACTCGCTAGTCGACGCCGTCGAGGAGTACGCGATCTTCCGGTTGGATCCGGAGGGGCACATCACCAGTTGGAACGAAGGCGCAACGCAAATCAAGGGCTACGACCGCGAGGAGATCCTCGGCGAACACATCTCGAGGTTCTACACGGACGCGGATCGGGATGCGAACGTTCCGAAACGAAATCTCGAGGCGGCCACCGAGAACGGCTCCGTCGAGGACGAAGGGTGGCGGGTTCGAGAAGACGGGACGCAGTTCTGGGCGAACGTGACGATCACACGAATTCGAGACGAGGACGGGACCCATCAGGGGTTTTTGAAAGTAACTCGCGACATGACCGATCGGTGGCAGTTCGAACGAGAGCTCGAAACCGAACTCCAGCGGATGCTCAGCCGGATCTCCGACGCGTTCTACGCCGTCGACGACGAGTTTCGGTTTACCCACGTCAACGACCGCGCCGAGGAGCTCCTCCAGCACTCCGAGGAGGAGTTACTCGGCGAGCAACTCTGGGACGTCTTCCCCGACCTCGTCGAGATCGACGAGGTCTGGGACGCCTTCCATACGGCACTGGACACGCAGGAGCCGACCAGCTACGAACTCTACTACGACACGCTCGACTTCTGGGTCGAGGCGAACCTCTACCCCTCCGAAACCGGTATTTCGGTCTACTTCCGCGACATTACCGAACGGAAAGAACGCCAGCAGGCCCTAGAGGAGTCCGAACAGCGCTATCGGACCCTCGCCGAATACTTCCCGAACGGACTCGTCACGCTGTTCGACCACAATCTCGAGTACACGCTCGCTGCTGGTCAGGGCTTCGATCGGATCCCCGTGGACCCCGATTATCTCGAAGGAGAGACCGTCTACGAGGCGTGGCCGGACGGGACGAGCGACGAACTCGAGCCCGTGTTTCTGGCCGCGCTCGAGGGCGAGGAGCGATCGATCGAAATTTCCTACGCCGACCAGGAGTGGGTCATTCACGCGGTGCCGATCACCGACGAGCGCGGTGCTGTCATCACTGGGATGACGATGGCCCAGGACATCACCGAGCAAAAGGAACGCGAGCAGTATCTCGAGGACGCCAAAGCGCAACTCGAGGCGGCGACCGAGGCCGGTGCCGTCGGGACCTGGGAGTGGCAGATTCCCGAGGATCAGTTCGTCACGGGTCGATCGTTCGCCAAGAAGTTCGGCGTCGATCCGGATGCAGCCCGCGAGGGCGTTCCGCTCGATCGAATCATGTCGTCGATCCACGAGGCGGACCGCGACCGCGTCGAGCGGCGAATCGAAGCTGTCCTCGAGTCGGGCGGTGAGTACGAGGAGGAGTACCGCGTCTGGAACGCCGACGGCGAACTCCGGTGGGTCGTCGCCCGCGGGCACGTCGAATACGACGAGAACGGAACTCCCGAGACGTTCCCCGGTGCGCTCACCGACATCACGGAGCGAAAGCGAACCGAACTGGAACTCCAGCGGAACAAAGAACAGCTCCAGTCCCTGTTCGAGATCCTCCCCGTCGGGGCCATCGTTGCGGAGCAAAACGGCGGTATCGTCGAGGCGAATAGGGCCGCCAAGGAGATCTGGGGTGTCGACGCGCTCGACGCCGACTCGTTCGACGACTACGATCAGTTCCCGGTCAGGCGGGCCGACACGGGCGAGTCGCTTGAGCGCGACGAGTGGACGATCGCTCGCGTGCTACAGGGCGAGGAGGTGACCGAGCCCGGAACCTTCGAAATCGATTCGAGAGACGGCGAACAACGTATTCTCAGCGTCAGAGGGATGCCGATCAGAGACGCACGCGGTGACGTGACGCGTGCCGTGATCACGCTCAGCGACATTACCGAACGCACGGAGTACCAGCGCCGACTCGAGGAGACGATCGCCCAACTGGAGGAGTCAAACGAACGGCTCGAACACTTCGCGTACGCCGCCAGCCACGATCTGCAGGAGCCGCTGCGAATGGTCTCGAGCTATCTCCGACTCGTCGAGGACCGGTACGGGGACCAACTCGACGAGGACGGCGAGGAGTTCCTCGAGTTCGCGGTCGACGGCGCCGATCGCATGCGCGAGATGATCGAGGGGTTGCTCGCCTACTCCCGCGTGGAGACCCGCGGCGATCCGCTCGAGCCGACCGATCTCGACGCGGTGTTCGAGGATGTCGTGGCAGATCTCCAGCTTCAGATCGAGGAGTCGGACGCCGAGATTACAATCGACGAACTCCCGCGCGTCGAGGGTGACGCGAGTCAGTTACGGCAGGTGTTCCAGAATCTCCTGACGAACGCGATCACGTACAGCGGGGAGGAGCCGCCACGGATTCACATCGAAGCCGAGCGACGGGACCGGAACTGGGTCGTGTCGGTCCACGATGAGGGGATCGGCATCGAGGCCGAGGATCAAGAGCGCGTGTTCGAGGTCTTCCAGCGACTCCACAGTCGCGGCAAACACTCCGGGACGGGGATTGGACTCGCGCTCTGTCAGCGAATCATCGAACGCCACGGCGGTGATATCTGGCTCGACTCCGAACCGGGCGAGGGGACGACGTTTTCGTTTACCCTGTCGGCGGCCGAACGTCAGTGA